A window of the Pecten maximus chromosome 19, xPecMax1.1, whole genome shotgun sequence genome harbors these coding sequences:
- the LOC117317651 gene encoding CD63 antigen-like — MVEGGMKCVKLLLFAFNFIFVVVGCVLIGVGAYIQIQFKDYLDFVEGQFSSAAALLIAVGVIIFFIAAFGCCGAWKENYVCVMIFSVLLGIVFILEIAGGIAGYVLHDKVEDGVKTLMEDSMKRYNADPTIWDLVQKDFKCCGTTNGTDWVSANNGTYPKSCCKKDAATCDGKGTGIYTEGCLDAFVNWVKDKIFIVGGVGIGLAFVQIVGILFACCFGRALKKEYEVV; from the exons ATGGTGGAAGGAGGCATGAAATGCGTCAAACTGCTTCTTTTTGCATTTAATTTTATATTCGTG GTGGTAGGATGTGTACTGATTGGAGTGGGAGCATATATCCAAATACAGTTCAAGGATTACTTAGATTTTGTAGAAGGGCAGTTTAGTTCAGCAGCTGCACTTCTTATCGCCGTCGGTGTCATCATCTTCTTTATTGCTGCTTTTGGCTGCTGTGGAGCATGGAAGGAAAACTATGTCTGTGTTATGATC TTTTCAGTATTGCTGGGAATTGTTTTCATCCTGGAGATCGCCGGAGGAATAGCAGGCTATGTTCTCCATGACAAAGTTGAAGATGGTGTGAAAACTTTGATGGAGGACTCAATGAAACGCTACAACGCTGACCCAACAATCTGGGATCTGGTCCAGAAAGACTTTAAATGCTGTGGTACAACCAATGGGACAGACTGGGTGAGCGCTAATAATGGAACCTATCCCAAGTCCTGCTGTAAAAAAGATGCTGCTACCTGTGACGGAAAAGGAACAGGCATATACACCGAG ggATGTCTAGATGCCTTTGTTAACTGGGTGAAGGATAAAATCTTCATTGTTGGAGGCGTTGGAATCGGGCTTGCTTTTGTACAG aTTGTTGGAATCCTCTTTGCCTGTTGCTTTGGTCGGGCCCTGAAGAAGGAATATGAAGTTGTGTAA